The stretch of DNA TTTACTTTCTTGTGTTTTTGTTTTACTCATTTAATGTTTTTGTGGGTTTAATATCTGAATTCTGACCTAAATTTACTAGGAGTACCTCCTAGATGTTTCTTAAAGAAGTTAGAAAAATGGGCAGGTTCTAAAAAGTCCAACTGATAAGCAATTTCCTTGACAGACATTTCACTGTGAACAATAAGTCGTTTGGCTTCTAGCAGCACTCGATTGATTAGGAATTTTTTAACAGACATTCCAGTTCGTTCTCGAACGATAGCATTTAGTTTGTTTAGAGAAATATTCATAGTCTGGGTATAATAATCCGCACTTTTTTCAATTAAATAATTCTTTTCTGCTAGTGTTAGAAAGGTATTAAAATGCTCATTATTGGGGTTGTTTTCGGATTGGCTGTCTATACGTTGGTGCTTTTTGAGGATGGATATATATAAATTTAGAACTGACAAAGCCGCAAATAACGAATCGTTTGAATTCGTGTTTTTATAAGATTCTAAAAACAAATAACTATTGGTTAATAAGGCTGCTTCCTCTTGGTTAATGGTAACTCCAACTTCAAAGTGTTGGTTATACTGAATAAAATTAAAGAAATTACTTAATAGCGGGTTGGAAGCAATTAGAAGCGGTTGAATCTTGATGACATAACCTTGAGAATCTTTAGAATGCTTGACTTGATGCAATTGGTGTGGAGCCACTAGCTGGATACTTGGTGGTTGTATATTGAATTCTTTAAAGTCAATTAGATGGGTGCCACTGCCAGCAAAAAAAAGAAATAATTCATAGTAAGTATGACGGTGGGGATCTAAATTACGTTCTTCTTTGCTTGTTTTTATCCGTACGATTTCGTAATGCTTAAACTCCAAAAGGTTATTGATTTAAAAGTTAATTAAGTGGAACATTTTATGAGTTGGGGGAGGTGAAGAAAAGTTTTTTTTAAGTTGTTAATGGCAAGTGTTGAAAAGTAAAGAATTACAGAAATAGTTATTTAATATGGATGTATTTTTGTAAGTTTATTCTCTGTTGGCATGAACCATAAAGTTTGCTTAACAACCCAAATTAGTTCTCACTAAGGTATAATAGTTTAGGAACAATTTTGTTGTAAAAAAAGCAAAAAAGCTTGCAAAAAAATATTAAAAAGCTTTTTAGTAAATCTAGAGGTAACATTTGCCAATTTAGAGTCATAGAGAGTTACCCAAACTATATTCTTTATTTTTACTTACTTATATATAAAGGTGTTAATAATAATTATCACGCTCCCATAAATAAACAATCATATCCTTATGAAAAGAATACACTACTTTGTATGTGGCATTGCTTTTTTTTCTTTAGCTAGTTGTTCTAGTTTTGAAATGCCAAATAATGAAATGGTCAACGATACTTATGAAATTACAACCTTAGTAGCCCGTGGGGATGGAGAAATTTCTATCGGAAACG from Aureispira anguillae encodes:
- a CDS encoding helix-turn-helix domain-containing protein, with translation MEFKHYEIVRIKTSKEERNLDPHRHTYYELFLFFAGSGTHLIDFKEFNIQPPSIQLVAPHQLHQVKHSKDSQGYVIKIQPLLIASNPLLSNFFNFIQYNQHFEVGVTINQEEAALLTNSYLFLESYKNTNSNDSLFAALSVLNLYISILKKHQRIDSQSENNPNNEHFNTFLTLAEKNYLIEKSADYYTQTMNISLNKLNAIVRERTGMSVKKFLINRVLLEAKRLIVHSEMSVKEIAYQLDFLEPAHFSNFFKKHLGGTPSKFRSEFRY